A DNA window from Bos javanicus breed banteng chromosome 10, ARS-OSU_banteng_1.0, whole genome shotgun sequence contains the following coding sequences:
- the SUSD6 gene encoding sushi domain-containing protein 6 isoform X2, whose product MCSLPPEPENGGYICHPRPCRDPLNSGSVIEYLCAEGYMLKGDYKYLTCKNGEWKPAMEISCRLNEDKDIHTSLGVPTLSIVASTASSVALILLLVVLFVLLQPKLKSFHHSRRDQGVSGDQVSIMVDGVQVALPSYEEAVYGSSGHCVPPADPRVQIVLSEGSGPSGRSGMREPHPQDQGACSSAGSEEEAPGQSGLCEAWGSRGSETVMVHQATTSSWVAGSGSSRAAHKEAPDSENSDIQSLASEDYTDDIPLLKEA is encoded by the exons A TGTGTTCCCTGCCACCGGAGCCAGAGAATGGTGGCTACATCTGCCACCCCCGGCCCTGCAGAGACCCCCTGAACTCCGGCAGCGTCATTGAGTACCTGTGTGCCGAAGGCTACATGTTGAAGGGTGACTACAAATACCTGACGTGTAAGAATGGCGAGTGGAAACCAGCCATGGAGATCAGCTGCCGTCTCAACGAGG ACAAAGATATCCACACTTCGCTCGGGGTCCCCACGCTGTCCATCGTGGCTTCCACTGCCAGCTCCGTGGCGCTCATTCTCCTCCTCGTGGTGCTGTTTGTGCTGCTGCAGCCAAAGCTGAAGTCTTTCCATCACAGCCG GCGTGACCAGGGAGTGTCCGGGGACCAGGTCTCCATCATGGTGGACGGAGTCCAGGTTGCGCTCCCGTCGTATGAGGAGGCTGTATACGGCAGTTCCGGTCACTGTGTGCCACCAGCAGACCCCAGAGTGCAGATTGTGCTGTCAGAAGGGTCTGGGCCCAGCGGGAGGAGCGGGATGAGGGAGCCGCACCCGCAGGAccagggggcctgttcttctgcAGGCAGCGAGGAAGAGGCCCCGGGCCAGTCTGGACTGTGTGAAGCCTGGGGCTCTCGGGGCTCAGAGACTGTGATGGTGCACCAGGCAACCACCTCTTCCTGGGTGGCCGGTTCAGGGAGCAGCCGAGCGGCACACAAAGAAGCCCCGGATTCAGAGAACAGTGACATACAGAGCCTCGCGTCAGAGGACTACACAGATG ATATCCCACTGTTGAAAGAAGCATGA
- the LOC133254891 gene encoding small ribosomal subunit protein uS10-like gives MAFKDTGKTPVEPEVAIHRIRITLTSRNVKSLEKVCVDLIGGVKEKNLKVKGPVRMPTKTLRITTRKTPCGEGSKTWDRFQMRIHKRLIDLHSPSEVVKQITSITIEPGVKVEVTIADA, from the coding sequence ATGGCCTTTAAAGACACCGGCAAGACTCCCGTGGAGCCAGAGGTGGCCATTCACCGGATTAGGATCACCCTCACCAGCCGCAACGTGAAGTCTCTGGAGAAGGTGTGTGTTGACCTGATCGGAGGCGTGAAGGAAAAGAATCTCAAAGTTAAAGGACCAGTTCGGATGCCTACCAAGACTCTGAGAATAACTACGAGGAAAACTCCTTGTGGTGAAGGTTCTAAGACTTGGGATCGATTCCAAATGAGGATCCACAAGCGACTCATTGATCTGCACAGTCCTTCTgaagttgtcaagcagatcacTTCCATCACTATTGAGCCGGGAGTCAAGGTGGAAGTCACCATTGCCGATGCCTAA